In one Musa acuminata AAA Group cultivar baxijiao chromosome BXJ2-5, Cavendish_Baxijiao_AAA, whole genome shotgun sequence genomic region, the following are encoded:
- the LOC103984200 gene encoding cyclic dof factor 2 isoform X1 — protein sequence MSDAKDPAIKLFGRTIPLPESLPPPPEEVAEQTAIPDTTPATETDDGDPDASKEVTNMEVNNITAVASSERNEDGPTCSIGLNSSNENDHDKGLSDSREEHNKSDAEGSAQAKVLRKPDKILPCPRCNSMDTKFCYYNNYNINQPRHFCKNCQRYWTAGGTTRNVPVGAGRRKSKHSASQVRQIMLPSDGLQSAGLETSDLPHHLTLPCGSSAPTRPLIRNGTVLKFGTEVPLCESMASALNIREKNRNGDISSILYGENEGPLCASSVNGSNFVENGLAGNPTHIEQNGMQGYCNGVTTMPQFSCYPVAPWAYPWSPGWTNVAPIVRCSPEFVQRPENGNPSPVPWNPPLMVGGPAFCPPSLPFPFVPASSWGCISSWPNGAWNVPWLGFNSGIHRSSSTSNSGSSGNGSPTLGKHSRDATLQGEEKTGKSLWVPKTLRIDDPDEAAKSSIWATLGIKPEVGIFKPLKSKAESKAQTSDAAHLLQANPAALSRSHSFQEST from the exons ATGTCTGACGCAAAGGACCCCGCGATCAAGCTCTTCGGAAGGACCATCCCGCTTCCGGAGAGCCTACCGCCGCCTCCGGAAGAGGTGGCTGAGCAGACGGCGATTCCCGATACAACTCCAGCGACGGAGACGGATGACGGCGATCCG GATGCAAGCAAAGAAGTAACAAACATGGAAGTCAACAATATTACAGCTGTTGCCTCTAGTGAAAGAAATGAGGATGGTCCAACTTGTTCCATTGGTTTGAACAGTAGTaatgaaaatgatcatgacaaaGGTTTATCAGATTCCAGAGAGGAACATAACAAGTCTGATGCTGAAGGCTCTGCTCAAGCAAAGGTCCTCAGGAAACCAGATAAAATTCTGCCATGTCCTCGTTGTAACAGTATGGATACTAAATTCTGTTATTATAACAACTACAACATTAACCAACCTAGACACTTCTGTAAGAATTGCCAGAGGTATTGGACTGCTGGGGGAACAACAAGGAATGTTCCTGTTGGTGCTGGAAGGCGTAAAAGTAAGCACTCTGCATCACAAGTCCGTCAGATAATGTTGCCATCAGATGGATTGCAATCTGCTGGACTAGAGACTTCTGATTTACCTCATCATCTGACTCTTCCTTGTGGCTCTTCTGCCCCTACAAGACCTTTGATCAGAAATGGAACTGTTCTTAAATTTGGGACAGAGGTGCCTCTTTGTGAATCCATGGCCTCTGCACTCAATATCAGAGAGAAAAACAGAAATGGTGATATTAGCTCTATACTATATGGGGAAAACGAGGGGCCCTTATGTGCATCTTCTGTAAATGGCTCCaattttgttgaaaatggattagcAGGAAATCCAACCCACATCGAACAGAATGGCATGCAGGGATATTGTAATGGAGTTACAACAATGCCTCAGTTTTCATGTTATCCTGTGGCTCCATGGGCTTATCCCTGGAGTCCAGGATGGACTAATGTTGCTCCTATAGTGAGATGCTCGCCTGAGTTTGTTCAAAGACCAGAAAATGGTAATCCAAGTCCAGTTCCATGGAACCCCCCATTGATGGTGGGAGGCCCTGCTTTTTGTCCTCCATCGCTTCCTTTCCCGTTCGTGCCAGCTTCTTCTTGGGGATGCATTTCCAGCTGGCCTAATGGAGCGTGGAATGTGCCGTGGCTTGGTTTCAATAGTGGGATACATAGATCATCTTCTACGAGCAATAGCGGATCTTCAGGAAATGGTTCCCCAACCTTGGGTAAACATTCAAGAGATGCTACCTTACAGGGTGAGGAGAAGACAGGGAAGTCTTTATGGGTTCCTAAAACTCTTAGAATAGATGATCCTGATGAGGCTGCGAAAAGCTCAATATGGGCTACTCTTGGTATTAAGCCAGAAGTTGGTATTTTCAAACCTCTCAAATCAAAGGCCGAAAGTAAAGCTCAGACGTCAGATGCTGCACATCTTTTGCAGGCAAATCCTGCAGCATTATCCCGCTCTCATTCTTTCCAGGAGAGCACATAA
- the LOC103984200 gene encoding cyclic dof factor 2 isoform X2, whose protein sequence is MEVNNITAVASSERNEDGPTCSIGLNSSNENDHDKGLSDSREEHNKSDAEGSAQAKVLRKPDKILPCPRCNSMDTKFCYYNNYNINQPRHFCKNCQRYWTAGGTTRNVPVGAGRRKSKHSASQVRQIMLPSDGLQSAGLETSDLPHHLTLPCGSSAPTRPLIRNGTVLKFGTEVPLCESMASALNIREKNRNGDISSILYGENEGPLCASSVNGSNFVENGLAGNPTHIEQNGMQGYCNGVTTMPQFSCYPVAPWAYPWSPGWTNVAPIVRCSPEFVQRPENGNPSPVPWNPPLMVGGPAFCPPSLPFPFVPASSWGCISSWPNGAWNVPWLGFNSGIHRSSSTSNSGSSGNGSPTLGKHSRDATLQGEEKTGKSLWVPKTLRIDDPDEAAKSSIWATLGIKPEVGIFKPLKSKAESKAQTSDAAHLLQANPAALSRSHSFQEST, encoded by the coding sequence ATGGAAGTCAACAATATTACAGCTGTTGCCTCTAGTGAAAGAAATGAGGATGGTCCAACTTGTTCCATTGGTTTGAACAGTAGTaatgaaaatgatcatgacaaaGGTTTATCAGATTCCAGAGAGGAACATAACAAGTCTGATGCTGAAGGCTCTGCTCAAGCAAAGGTCCTCAGGAAACCAGATAAAATTCTGCCATGTCCTCGTTGTAACAGTATGGATACTAAATTCTGTTATTATAACAACTACAACATTAACCAACCTAGACACTTCTGTAAGAATTGCCAGAGGTATTGGACTGCTGGGGGAACAACAAGGAATGTTCCTGTTGGTGCTGGAAGGCGTAAAAGTAAGCACTCTGCATCACAAGTCCGTCAGATAATGTTGCCATCAGATGGATTGCAATCTGCTGGACTAGAGACTTCTGATTTACCTCATCATCTGACTCTTCCTTGTGGCTCTTCTGCCCCTACAAGACCTTTGATCAGAAATGGAACTGTTCTTAAATTTGGGACAGAGGTGCCTCTTTGTGAATCCATGGCCTCTGCACTCAATATCAGAGAGAAAAACAGAAATGGTGATATTAGCTCTATACTATATGGGGAAAACGAGGGGCCCTTATGTGCATCTTCTGTAAATGGCTCCaattttgttgaaaatggattagcAGGAAATCCAACCCACATCGAACAGAATGGCATGCAGGGATATTGTAATGGAGTTACAACAATGCCTCAGTTTTCATGTTATCCTGTGGCTCCATGGGCTTATCCCTGGAGTCCAGGATGGACTAATGTTGCTCCTATAGTGAGATGCTCGCCTGAGTTTGTTCAAAGACCAGAAAATGGTAATCCAAGTCCAGTTCCATGGAACCCCCCATTGATGGTGGGAGGCCCTGCTTTTTGTCCTCCATCGCTTCCTTTCCCGTTCGTGCCAGCTTCTTCTTGGGGATGCATTTCCAGCTGGCCTAATGGAGCGTGGAATGTGCCGTGGCTTGGTTTCAATAGTGGGATACATAGATCATCTTCTACGAGCAATAGCGGATCTTCAGGAAATGGTTCCCCAACCTTGGGTAAACATTCAAGAGATGCTACCTTACAGGGTGAGGAGAAGACAGGGAAGTCTTTATGGGTTCCTAAAACTCTTAGAATAGATGATCCTGATGAGGCTGCGAAAAGCTCAATATGGGCTACTCTTGGTATTAAGCCAGAAGTTGGTATTTTCAAACCTCTCAAATCAAAGGCCGAAAGTAAAGCTCAGACGTCAGATGCTGCACATCTTTTGCAGGCAAATCCTGCAGCATTATCCCGCTCTCATTCTTTCCAGGAGAGCACATAA